Proteins co-encoded in one Leucobacter exalbidus genomic window:
- a CDS encoding site-specific tyrosine recombinase XerD, with translation MTTLSVDAGIDRFLRHVAIERGLAENSLAAYRRDLASYANWLAAQGIDDLAQVAPDTLSSFVSDLASHEGEHEALAPSSITRRASTVRGMHRYLFEEELLEGYAGRGLRTPKKPQRLPKALALEDVEALLAHAGGDDPVGLRDRALLELLYGSGARVSEACTLDLDDLLLEGGRGDATGASGEAGIDEASERALEAGGFLRVQGKGSKQRVVPYGSYAGRALAAYLVRARPSMVARGAGTPALFVGPRGARLSRQSAWLVIRAAAERAGITREVSPHTLRHSFATHLLAGGADVRTVQELLGHSSVTTTQIYTQVTADTLREHYLTAHPRAT, from the coding sequence ATGACGACCCTCTCAGTCGACGCGGGGATCGACCGCTTCTTACGACACGTCGCCATTGAGCGGGGCCTCGCCGAGAACAGCTTGGCTGCATACCGGCGCGACCTTGCCTCATACGCGAACTGGCTTGCGGCGCAGGGCATTGACGATCTCGCCCAGGTGGCCCCCGACACCCTGTCGTCGTTTGTGTCTGACCTCGCCAGCCACGAGGGCGAACATGAGGCGCTCGCGCCCTCATCGATCACCCGCCGCGCATCAACTGTGCGCGGCATGCACCGGTATCTGTTCGAAGAAGAACTCCTCGAAGGGTATGCGGGGCGGGGGCTGCGCACGCCCAAGAAACCCCAGCGGCTGCCGAAAGCGCTCGCGCTCGAAGACGTCGAAGCGTTACTCGCGCATGCGGGCGGTGACGACCCCGTGGGGCTGCGCGACCGCGCGCTTCTCGAACTGCTGTACGGCAGCGGGGCACGCGTCAGCGAGGCCTGCACCCTCGACCTCGACGACCTGCTGCTGGAAGGCGGCAGGGGTGACGCCACGGGTGCCAGCGGCGAGGCCGGAATCGATGAGGCCTCTGAACGCGCGCTCGAAGCGGGCGGATTTTTACGAGTGCAGGGCAAGGGCTCTAAACAGCGCGTGGTGCCCTACGGCAGCTACGCGGGGCGTGCGCTCGCCGCATACCTCGTGCGGGCCCGCCCCAGCATGGTGGCGCGCGGCGCCGGCACCCCGGCGCTCTTCGTAGGCCCACGCGGTGCACGACTCTCGCGGCAGAGCGCATGGCTGGTGATCCGGGCCGCAGCAGAGCGCGCCGGCATCACGCGCGAGGTCTCTCCCCACACCCTGCGGCATTCCTTCGCCACCCACCTGCTCGCGGGCGGCGCCGATGTGCGCACCGTGCAAGAGCTGCTCGGACATTCGTCGGTGACGACCACACAGATTTACACCCAGGTGACCGCCGACACCCTGCGCGAGCACTACCTGACCGCGCACCCGCGTGCCACCTGA
- a CDS encoding NUDIX hydrolase has protein sequence MTTNTPISGAVASAAAPVGVPAAIIQPAAAGVPGEPQPQRAAAEFDLHQDGARAMTTTKVPSTSPAEYLSDTPAAVDVLDSELLVHGRVWDVRRDRFTFGDSELVRDYIDHTGAVAVLALDDQDRVLVMRQYRHPVARRDIEIPAGLMDAPGESGLAGAQRELAEEADLAANRWDLLLDLFLSPGGSSETMRIFLARDLCPTTHDFVREGEEAELQPEWVPLDDAVAAALAGRIGNSVTVSAVLAAYAAREAGWATLRDPKTPWEFREGVRGERSR, from the coding sequence GTGACAACTAACACCCCCATTTCGGGCGCGGTGGCTTCGGCCGCCGCGCCCGTTGGCGTACCTGCGGCCATTATTCAGCCAGCAGCAGCTGGCGTGCCGGGGGAGCCGCAGCCCCAGCGGGCGGCCGCAGAGTTTGACCTGCATCAGGATGGAGCGCGAGCAATGACGACCACGAAGGTGCCCAGCACCTCACCCGCTGAGTACCTCAGTGATACGCCCGCCGCCGTAGACGTGCTCGACAGCGAGCTGCTCGTACACGGCCGGGTGTGGGATGTGCGGCGCGACCGCTTCACTTTCGGCGACTCCGAGCTGGTGCGCGACTACATCGATCACACCGGCGCGGTCGCCGTGCTGGCGCTCGACGACCAAGACCGCGTGCTGGTGATGCGGCAATACCGCCACCCCGTCGCGCGTCGCGATATCGAAATTCCTGCGGGGCTGATGGACGCCCCCGGCGAATCTGGGCTCGCGGGCGCACAGCGCGAACTCGCCGAAGAGGCCGACCTCGCAGCGAACCGCTGGGACCTGCTGCTCGACCTGTTCTTATCGCCCGGCGGATCAAGCGAAACCATGCGCATTTTCTTGGCGCGAGACCTGTGCCCCACCACCCACGATTTCGTGCGCGAGGGCGAAGAAGCCGAACTGCAGCCTGAATGGGTGCCGCTCGATGACGCGGTAGCGGCCGCTCTTGCCGGCCGGATCGGCAACTCGGTGACCGTGAGCGCAGTGTTAGCCGCCTACGCTGCACGCGAGGCAGGTTGGGCGACGCTGCGCGATCCAAAAACTCCGTGGGAGTTTCGGGAGGGCGTGCGCGGAGAACGGTCACGATGA
- the scpB gene encoding SMC-Scp complex subunit ScpB, protein MSELERGETDEVAELATVRSTHSLTQQLEALLIVAEQPQDAIALAAAVDRPVAEVRAALAALIADYDGVGLQEGSGAAGARSGSSAEPGSVAREPRGFELREVSGGFRFYVRASLDLVVADAVRQERSAKLSQAALETLAVIAYRQPVTRGQVAQIRAVNVDSVVRTLLSHSLIEEAGHHEETGATLYGTTDVLLDRLGIGDISELPHISPLLDDGAEGFEHELL, encoded by the coding sequence ATGAGTGAGCTTGAGCGCGGCGAGACCGACGAAGTCGCTGAGCTTGCGACGGTGCGATCGACCCACTCGCTCACCCAGCAGCTTGAAGCGTTACTCATCGTGGCCGAGCAGCCGCAAGACGCCATCGCGCTCGCCGCGGCGGTGGATCGCCCGGTAGCTGAGGTACGCGCAGCCCTGGCTGCGCTCATCGCCGACTATGATGGCGTAGGATTGCAGGAAGGATCGGGTGCCGCAGGCGCCAGATCTGGATCGAGCGCTGAGCCCGGATCGGTGGCTCGCGAGCCGCGCGGGTTCGAGCTGCGCGAGGTGTCGGGCGGCTTCAGATTTTACGTTCGCGCATCGCTAGATCTGGTCGTTGCTGACGCGGTGCGCCAGGAGCGCAGCGCAAAGCTCTCACAGGCAGCACTTGAAACACTCGCCGTGATCGCGTATCGTCAGCCTGTTACACGCGGCCAAGTCGCCCAGATTCGCGCGGTCAACGTTGACTCAGTAGTGCGCACACTATTGAGTCACAGCCTGATCGAGGAGGCCGGTCACCACGAGGAGACTGGCGCCACGCTGTACGGCACCACGGATGTGTTGCTTGATCGGCTCGGAATAGGCGATATTTCTGAGCTGCCCCATATTTCACCGTTGCTTGATGACGGTGCTGAAGGTTTTGAACATGAATTGCTGTAG
- a CDS encoding ParA family protein: MANVQAQIQPKIGPTGRVDRVIPAPRKLESHGPARIIAMCNQKGGVGKTTSTINLAAALARYGRRVLAVDFDPQGALSAGLGVPAHEVPTIYDLMLGKVKDPREAIQHTGTPGLDLIPANIDLSAAEVHLVTEVAREQILGSVLRKVVDDYDVILVDCQPSLGLLTVNALTASHGVLIPLACEYFALRGVALLVETIEKVKDRLNPALALDGILATMYDSRTLHAREVLDRVVETFGDSVFDTVIGRTVKLPDAQIAAKPVIDYAPANPASESYLKLARELVERGIVA; the protein is encoded by the coding sequence ATGGCGAACGTGCAGGCCCAGATTCAGCCGAAGATCGGACCGACAGGACGAGTCGATCGGGTGATTCCCGCACCCCGCAAACTGGAGAGCCACGGCCCCGCGCGCATCATCGCGATGTGCAACCAGAAGGGTGGCGTCGGTAAGACGACGAGCACCATCAACCTGGCTGCCGCGCTCGCGCGCTACGGCCGTCGCGTGCTCGCGGTTGACTTCGACCCGCAGGGCGCACTCTCGGCAGGCCTCGGAGTGCCCGCGCACGAGGTCCCCACGATTTACGACCTGATGCTGGGCAAGGTGAAGGATCCGCGTGAAGCGATTCAGCACACCGGCACCCCCGGCCTCGATCTCATCCCCGCCAACATCGACCTGTCGGCGGCCGAGGTGCACCTCGTCACCGAGGTGGCCCGCGAACAGATTCTGGGCAGCGTGCTGCGCAAGGTCGTCGACGACTACGACGTGATTTTGGTGGACTGCCAGCCGTCGCTTGGCCTCTTGACCGTGAACGCGTTGACCGCGAGCCACGGCGTGCTGATTCCGCTGGCGTGCGAATACTTCGCACTGCGCGGTGTGGCACTGCTCGTGGAAACGATCGAGAAGGTGAAGGATCGCCTGAACCCGGCCCTTGCCCTCGACGGCATCCTCGCGACCATGTACGACTCGCGTACGCTGCACGCCCGCGAAGTACTCGACCGCGTGGTCGAAACCTTTGGCGACAGCGTCTTCGACACCGTCATCGGCCGCACCGTGAAGCTGCCCGACGCCCAGATCGCCGCGAAGCCGGTCATTGATTACGCGCCGGCGAACCCGGCGTCTGAGTCGTACCTCAAGCTCGCCCGCGAGCTCGTAGAACGCGGCATCGTCGCCTAA
- a CDS encoding segregation and condensation protein A produces the protein MTRESDPVEARSREFRVSLDVFDGPFDLLLTLIGKHELDITDVSLSLVTDEFIGYLAGLDAEDSDQLNHASEFLVVAATLLDLKIASLLPQGEAVDAEGIALLEARDLLFARLLQYRAFKLASAWFRDRLVIEGERHARQVALEPKFRSADPELEFSLTAADFAAIAQLAFTPREIPTVGLEHLHAPLVSIREQAAIVVTALRGGPAQSFRELISGVHERGVIVARFLAILELYRRDAVTFTQLEPLGELIVHWNSDSWSDEELATLGSDYE, from the coding sequence ATGACCCGCGAGAGCGATCCCGTCGAGGCTCGTTCTCGCGAGTTTCGAGTGAGCCTTGACGTCTTTGACGGGCCATTCGATCTGCTGCTGACGCTCATCGGCAAACACGAGCTCGACATCACCGATGTCTCGCTCAGCCTCGTCACCGATGAGTTCATCGGCTACCTCGCGGGCCTCGACGCCGAAGACAGCGACCAGCTCAATCACGCAAGCGAATTCTTGGTGGTCGCGGCGACGCTGCTCGACCTGAAGATTGCGAGCCTGCTGCCCCAGGGCGAGGCCGTTGACGCCGAGGGGATCGCGCTGCTTGAAGCCCGAGACCTGCTGTTCGCCCGGCTGCTGCAGTACCGCGCGTTCAAACTGGCGAGTGCCTGGTTTCGCGACCGCCTCGTCATTGAAGGCGAGCGTCATGCGAGACAGGTTGCGCTTGAACCCAAATTTCGTTCGGCTGACCCCGAGCTTGAATTCAGCCTGACCGCGGCCGACTTCGCCGCCATCGCACAGCTCGCGTTCACACCGCGTGAGATTCCGACGGTGGGGCTCGAGCACCTGCACGCCCCGCTCGTATCCATTCGAGAGCAGGCCGCGATCGTGGTCACCGCGCTGCGCGGCGGGCCTGCGCAATCATTTCGTGAACTTATCTCAGGCGTGCATGAGCGCGGGGTGATCGTCGCCCGGTTCCTCGCAATTCTTGAACTGTACCGCCGCGACGCCGTGACTTTCACACAGCTCGAACCCCTGGGAGAATTGATAGTGCACTGGAACAGCGACAGCTGGTCTGACGAAGAACTGGCAACACTGGGGAGTGACTATGAGTGA
- a CDS encoding prephenate dehydrogenase: MTEAPLVARTTGPVHVIGAGLLGASVGLGLRERGVDVTLEDASPTTVALAADYGAGRARTAADAEPALVVIATPPDVTADVVEGALARFPNAVVTDVASVKLAPFQELTRRGIDLTNYVGSHPMAGRERGGAIMARADLFVGRPWVVCRDGETPAAALALVEAVALDLGAVLIEMTPEEHDRSVGLVSHLPQVVASLTAARLMQASEPAIGLAGGGLRDTTRIAASDPELWVQILGANRGPVVELLEAFSADLAEFADALRDPDQPGAKRRIADLLAAGNTGVSRIPGKHGSAERFAAITVLIDDKPGQLARLLTELGELGINMEDLRLEHSPGAQIGFAEIAVLPEVAERAISDLVERGWRTL; encoded by the coding sequence GTGACCGAAGCTCCACTCGTAGCCCGCACCACGGGCCCCGTGCACGTGATTGGTGCGGGCTTGCTCGGCGCAAGCGTAGGCCTCGGCCTGCGCGAGCGCGGAGTTGACGTCACTCTTGAGGATGCGTCGCCGACTACGGTCGCGCTCGCCGCAGACTACGGTGCGGGCCGAGCCCGCACCGCAGCCGACGCCGAGCCTGCGCTCGTCGTCATTGCGACTCCTCCCGATGTGACGGCAGATGTGGTTGAGGGCGCTCTCGCCCGGTTTCCGAATGCCGTGGTCACCGACGTTGCGAGCGTCAAGCTCGCCCCGTTTCAAGAACTGACCCGGCGCGGCATCGATCTCACGAACTACGTCGGCTCGCACCCCATGGCTGGGCGCGAGCGCGGCGGCGCGATCATGGCGCGCGCCGACCTCTTCGTCGGCCGCCCCTGGGTGGTCTGCCGCGACGGGGAAACCCCCGCGGCAGCCCTCGCGCTGGTCGAGGCAGTTGCCCTCGACCTGGGCGCCGTGCTGATCGAGATGACTCCCGAGGAGCACGACCGCTCGGTGGGCCTCGTGTCCCACCTGCCGCAGGTCGTCGCGAGCCTCACGGCGGCGCGACTGATGCAGGCGAGCGAGCCCGCGATTGGGCTTGCTGGCGGCGGGCTGCGCGACACCACGCGCATCGCGGCGAGCGATCCCGAGCTGTGGGTGCAGATCTTGGGGGCCAACCGCGGCCCCGTGGTTGAGCTGCTCGAAGCGTTCTCTGCCGATCTGGCTGAGTTCGCAGACGCGTTGCGTGATCCGGATCAGCCTGGTGCCAAGCGTCGCATCGCTGATCTGCTCGCAGCGGGCAACACCGGGGTGTCTCGAATTCCCGGTAAACACGGATCTGCCGAGCGATTCGCCGCAATTACGGTGCTCATCGATGACAAGCCGGGCCAGTTGGCCCGATTGCTCACCGAACTCGGAGAACTGGGCATTAATATGGAAGACTTGCGCCTTGAGCACTCTCCGGGCGCGCAAATAGGTTTTGCCGAGATCGCTGTGCTGCCCGAAGTGGCCGAGCGTGCGATCTCAGATCTGGTGGAACGCGGATGGAGGACGCTGTGA